DNA from Triticum aestivum cultivar Chinese Spring chromosome 7D, IWGSC CS RefSeq v2.1, whole genome shotgun sequence:
ATTCTATACTTAATTAAGACCAAGGGAATGGGAAGATGATGATTTCTGGATTTCCTCAATTTTGCCCATTGTTTATTTAGCAGAGCATGCGTGAAATGATGCATGTAACCTTGTTATCACAAGAAAAAAAAGTACGACACGCTCTACTGGTAAAAAACATATACACATTCTAAAACTGTAGGTGTTAACTTAGaaaaaaaagttgtgcattttAATTAACCACAACATTCACTCAATTAGATTCAGTTCCTCTTCAAGATAGCTGGAAATGCTTGCTTGTACATTCTCTACAAAAAACTCAGTTAGCTTCCGTGAAAGCAAATATAGCATGTACTAGGTTAGTTGTCCAACTGATTTGAGATTGTACAAGCTAGAACGGCACATGGAATATGTGAGGACCAACAACGGAAAATATTCATTTATAATAGTACTCTTTGTGGATTATCATAATTGACATTATATGCAAATTTACGGACTAGACATACCAGACTACTATTAGTGTTTGACAGACAAAGTAACCAAAAAATTACTAGATTTATTTTGTTGAACTTTTAGCAGTATAAAAGCAAAATACGGAGATGGCATAATTTTATATGGAGATTGCACAATAGCAAGCCTTTTTTTCTGCCCGTAAGTGAAATCAAGGCTCATaaactagtatagtactagtaggAAAAGGGCGTGATGCTTAATTAATAACATGAATCAGAGTGTTTTTGTATATTTTGCGGTGGAGAGGCTGCTCATCACGTGTGCCTTCATCGTGTCCCTTCCAACATAATCCAAAGGCCCATGATCCATCGGAGCATTGTATCACTTGAGTTGCGGTATCACCAGATATGTTGCCCGCATGTGGGCTGCTAGATCGTTGAATTATTGCCATTGGGATGTTGGGTGTGGGATTAATGCATGCGCTGCCTCACGGGCCATGCACTGCATGTGTCAGGTGCAAATATACACGCTATACCGAATGCTATACGACGAGGTGAATTCCTTATACGGCCAGAGGGTATTAAAGCTGCACGCATCGTGCGGCAGCGTGCGATGTGGATTCCGGACGCGCGTGGTGGCATGTCCACTCGCGATTTATCGCTCACAGCCCACTAAAACTATTGAGATGTCAAAACTATTCATCAACGGGAATTCTCATGGTTTGATCAAGTTCTAATTAGCTCGCGGATGCAACAATATATTTTACATAGACAGCAGAAATATTTGCTAAAACATCTCATCACCCCGTTAAAAGCTACTAAAAAAAACGAGACAGTGGCAACTGGCAAGCAAGATCCATGGAACCTGATGTATCAGCAGCAGCAATCTGTCAATCAGTGAGTGAAAGTGTAGAAGACGGTGCTGATGTACACGACGAGGGCGGTGGAGACGAGCCCGACGAGCCCCGCGGCGGCCTTGGCAGCGGCCCGGTTGCTGGCGCATCCCAGGGTGCCGAGCCGGATCTGCACGACCATCACCATGGACGCCATCAAGAAGACGCAGCCGACGACGGAGCCCACGGCGGAGGCCAGCATCCccagccggagcaggcgggcgtcGATGTGGGCGTGCGTGTCGTCGGGATCCTTGGAGTTGATGAGGTTGATCGCGAGCTTGAGGCCCTGCGCCACGAGGctggagaagaggaaggaggagaaggcgaccacctcgaggacgagcagggacCGCGCCACGTCGGGCCCGGCGTCGCAGGACGAGTCGCCGGCGAGGCTGCGGAGCTCGCCGGGGGTCGCGAGGGAGAGGCCCACGAAGACGGCCACCGTGAAGAGCGAGTTCACGTTGACCACCCCGTCCAGCGCCGTCACGTGCACGCTCGTCGTGTTCGCCGACAGCGCCGCCGGGAGCTTCCACTCGTAGCCGTGgtggtggccgccgccgccgccgttgccgcgcTCGTCAGATCTGGGGCAATCAGAAGCAAAAGGAAAACAGCATCTTCAGGCGCTTCCCTTCCAAAAAATGAAGTTCTTGGTCGGTGCAACCAATGCAAGAACATCTTGTTCGGATTCGAGGAGGTCAATCTGAGAGTGCGCGAGGTACAGAAGACTTACTCATCCATGGGGCGCCGGGAGGAGGTTGGATCGGATGCTTTGCTTCCTCAGATGCTGCTGTCTTGCAGATCGAGTTGCTTTTGCTGGTTGGGAATGTGGGGATCAATCAAAAGAAAGATGCGGAGAGCGTTTGGGGAACTGAGGGGCCAATCGCAAAACGACCGTGGCGACCGACCGTCCGCGTGACATGGACGACCGTGGCGACCGGCCATCCGCCTGACATGGGTGGGTACGTGCCTTCACGCGGAGCTAGCAAGAATACCGTGCCACGTCATCGAAATACGAGGCAGAAGCGAGACGTGGCCTATTtctttttggaaaaagttcaaaataaACCCTGAACTCGTAGGCGCTAGCTAAATCGAACCCCCAACTCACAATCCCCGAAATTGGCACTCTGAACTCATTAATCCTGGTCTAAATCAAACCCTGAGAGCCCTTCCCAAACAGGGATTGCTGACGTGGCTAGTCGCAGCCGGGATTGCTCTTTTTTTTTGGTGGAAACTGAGAGAGATGGCCGGTTCAGTGCGTACAAAGGTGGCCCGGCCCACTTCGAGAGCCCATCGAACGAAGCAGTCGAGGAGGCGTCCCCCTGTATTCTTCTCTGCTCCCGCGACGGCAATGGCGGCAGGTGGGtgatcgacggcggcggcgacgatctAGCCGGCGTGCGACGGCGAGCGACGGGCTAAGGTATGTGCGCGACGTTCTCCTCCTCTGGGCACCGTTTTTTTTTTACCTTTGCGCACAACATTAGGGTTAGGGTTTTAGGTGCGGGATTTGCAGGATTTTGTGGAGGGAAAGTAAGGATTTTTATGTGAGTAGGTTATGTTTTTTGCATTCGAATTGTGAGTTGGGGTTCGTAGTAGTGCGGGCAAGTGACTTATGTTCTGTTTATTTCAGTTTCATCATGGATCCGACGGAGATACTGAACATGAGATTCCATTTTGGTGGCGAGTTCATCAGTATTGGTCCAAATTTGCAATATGTTGGGGGGATGATGAGATGTCAGAGATTGAGAGGGATAAGTTGTCACTGCAGGAGGTGAAAGGGTTTTTGAAAGATCATATGCAGTTGAAAGAATCAATGAAATTTTATTTTCAGATACCTGGGAAATCAATGGCAGAGGGCTTGATGTTTCTGAATGATGACAGTAAATGTGTCCAGATGGGAGAGTACACTGATGTGGGAGGAGTAGCTGACATATATGTTGAGTACCATGGAGAAGAGGACAGTGAGCATAGCAGCAGTGGGAGTGATTTTGAAAATGATGAGATAATGGATGtaattgatgatgatgatgaacctgACATTGTCATCACTACAGAGCCAGGTGAAGGTTCAGATGATGAGGTGGAACTTGTGCATCATGTTATGGTTCCTGATGATACTGGTGTGATCACTCAAGTACTTTGCAGTCCAGTTAAGCAAGTTCATGGAAGAAGAAGGCAAGTGGAAGCAGAGCAAGTGTCAGTAGAGGAAGTGGTAGCAGCCTCCCAGCTTCTAGTTTCCCAGGTGTTTAATCCAAGTCAAGCAACAACTGCTGCAGTAGGAAATGGTTCAAGTGAAGCACCAGCTGCTGCAGATTCAGTTAGTGAGTCTGATTCAGACCCTGAATATCAGCCACACAGTGAGGACAGTGGGGAAGATTCAGAAGTTGTGGAGCTAAGAAGGCATGCTAGAAAATTTAAGAAGAAGATGAGAGACACCAAGAGTTGGATTCAGAGAGATTCCACAGCCCCAGTTCCAGTTGAGCTCATTGCAAATATGGAGGAACAACTAGAAGCagaagagaaagattggggctaTGATTCATCTGATGAGGATTACTCATATGATGAAGATTCTGATGGACAAGTGGTGAGGAGGAAGAGTCAGCTTCCTAGATACCATAATGACACAGAGATTCCACACTTCAGCTTGACAATGGTGTTCAGAAGCAAGAACCAGTTGGTGAAAGCACTAAAGAGATATGGCATTGTAACCAAAAGAAGCATTCAATTTCTTAAGTCTGAGTCAGATAGAGTTAGGGCCAAGTGTGGATGGCCTGGTTGCCCTTGGCTGCTTTATGCTGCCAAAACCTCAAGAACCAGCAGGTTCCAGATCATTACCTTCAATGATGAGCACCATTGTGCACAGAATAGAGAAAACAAATTAGTGACTGCAAAAGTAATTGCCCAGAGGTATGAGCATTTTATTGTAGCAAATCCAATGTGGAAGATTGAGAGCATGAAGGCAACAGTGCTTCAGGACATGTTTGCAGATGTATCCACTTCTAAGTGCAAGCATGCAAAGAAGATTGTGATGGACAAGTTAAAGGTAGGCATGAAAAATGAGTACACAAGGGTATTTGATCACCAGCTGGAGTTACTTAGAAGTAATCCTGGCAGCACAGTTGCAGTGTGTTTGGATCCTACCAACAAAGTGCAAAATGTTTTTCAAAGCTTTTATGTGTGCTTCAATGCTTTGAAATTGGGATTCAAGGCTGGCTGCAGGAAAGTAATAGGTTTAGATGGTTGTTTTTTCAAAGGAGCGGTGAAGGGAGAGCTGTCGTGTGCCATTGCGAGAGATGCCAATAACCAAATGTATCCAGTGGCTTGGGCAGTTGTTGAGCAGGAAACAAAAGAGAGCTGGAAGTGGTTTGTTGCCTTGCTTATCAAGGATCTAGACATTAACAATAATGGAGCTAGCTGGGTCTTCATTTCTGATCAGCAAAAGGGTTTGATTAATGCCATGAGGGATTATCTGCCAAATGCAGAGCACAGGCAGTGTGCTAGACATATCTATGCCAATGAGGAAGAAGCATAGGGCACATGAATGGTAGAAAAAATTCTGGGCAGTGGCCAAAGCATCTAACAGACAAGATTTCAACTACTACAAAGCAAAGCTAGCACAAGAAACACGAGAGGGTGCAAAGGATATCATGAACACAGAGCCAGGACACTGGGCAAGAGCATTTTTTGCAGTTGGTTCTTTCTGTGAGTCAGTTGACAACAACTTGTGTGAATCTTTCAATCATGCCATCATTGAAGCAAGGTTCTATCCCTTAATCTCAATGCAAGAGAAGATCAGAAAGAAAATTTTAGCTAGAATTCAGGAACAAAGGGAGAAAGGAGCAAGGTTTCATGGGAAAATATGTCCAAGCATATTTAAGAAGTTGAAGAGCAGCATAGCAAGGACACAGTCCATGGAGGTGCTCTGGAATGGCAAAGATGGCTTTGAAGTGAAATTATTAACTGGAAGAAAAAGGCAGTACACAGTCAGCCTTGACAATAGGACTTGCTCATGTGGTTATTTTCAGTTATATGGTCTCCCATGCTCTCATGCAATCACTGCTATCTACAAGTGTGGAAAGAAAGTGGAAGATTATATTGCTCCTTGTTACTTTGTTGATACCTTCAACAAAATATATGAGCATTGTTAGAGCCAGTAGAAGGTGAAGAAATGTGGCCAATTTCTGAGAAGCCTAGGCCTGAAGCTCCAGACTATGTCAATGTAAGAATGCCAGGCAGGCCAAAGAAGAATGACAGGAGGAGAGAAGAGACTGAGAAACCTAAGCCTACCAACAAAATGAGCAAGCATGGCACTGTAATTACTTGCTCACTCTGCAATACTCCTGCCACAACAAGGGAGGTTGCAAGAAAAACCCAGAGAGAGGCAAGAAGAGGAATGCACATCTTGTGAGGACTACCAAAAAAAGCAAGGCATCAGAGGTAATTCAACATGATTTGTAGGGTTTTAAGATGCAATGTAACATGATTTCTAGGGATTTTAATTCAGTTCATGCAACTTAGCATGATTTGTACTGATATAAATTCAGTTATTGCAATTTAAGATGATTTGTATTGACATAAATTCAGTTCTTCCAATTTAAGATGATTTCTTTTGATTTTAATTAAGTTCTTGCAATTTAAGATGATTTCTATTGATTTTAATTCAGTTCTTGCAATTTAAGATGATTTCTACTGAATTTAATTCAGTTCATGCAATTTAAGATGATTTCTACTGATTTCTACTGACTTGTAGCATCCTGGAGCAAGTGCACATCATGGAGCAACTGCAACAGCAAGTGCAAGTGCAGCTGGTGCCCAAGCAAGATCAAGTGCACCTCCTACCCCCCAAGCTACATCATTTGCAACAGCAAGAGGTAGTGCAGCTGGTGCCCAAGCAAGATCAAGTGCAGTAGCTACCGGCCTAGCAAGAACATCCACATTTAAGCCTCCAAGAAAGTCATCTACAAGTTCACAAGCTGGGCCATCTACTGGGACACATGGTGGTTCCACAAAGAAGAGGAAGAGAGCCCCTGCATCTTCAATACCAAGCTTTAAGTACTTTACTGCTAGTGGCAATGTGTAATCTTGCCTACTTTCTAGTGTTGCAAACATTAAGGCTGTTGGAATCTTTTGTTATAATCCAGTGTATTGTTGCAAACCTGAAAGTGCACCAACTTTTGTAACCTTTGAAAACATGGATTTGATGTTGCACATGCTATCTACTTATGAAGCCAGAGATATTTGCTTTAATTCTTGATGTCAGCTACTATGTACCTATGATGCTATCTATTTCATTTAGTTATCTATTTACAATGCCAGCAAAATTTCAGTTCCAATTGACAGAAATTGCATACATTCCAAATGGCAGAAAATATACCAGTCAAATTGACAGAATTATATAGCTTGATTTTCATTGACTGCCAGAACACATGTTCATACATAACAACCCAGATCACAAACTCCATTACAATCCATTGCATACTAACTTCAAAATGACTACAGTGCATACTAACTTCACTTGCCAAACTGACATTCAGTACACTAGCATTTTCCCAACAACTACACCTACCACAAAGACAATGAAAACCATCACCATATTCATATATTTCCCCTTCATTGCTTCCAGTTATGCATTCCTCTCCTTTAACTCAAGCTC
Protein-coding regions in this window:
- the LOC123165362 gene encoding uncharacterized protein, with amino-acid sequence MDESDERGNGGGGGHHHGYEWKLPAALSANTTSVHVTALDGVVNVNSLFTVAVFVGLSLATPGELRSLAGDSSCDAGPDVARSLLVLEVVAFSSFLFSSLVAQGLKLAINLINSKDPDDTHAHIDARLLRLGMLASAVGSVVGCVFLMASMVMVVQIRLGTLGCASNRAAAKAAAGLVGLVSTALVVYISTVFYTFTH